Genomic window (Benincasa hispida cultivar B227 unplaced genomic scaffold, ASM972705v1 Contig1343, whole genome shotgun sequence):
tagagataggatatgattgtatgcgatcaccttgtacctatgtgcatcattcatcatcgcataggcaagaagtagagacttaggaataagctctatagacatcatcgcatacatcacatgcgtccttaaactaggagctatcgcatttgcattggaaaatgaattattGTCGcatgtgtatagcatgatcgcatagcttgaacgcattcttaggaaacgctagctaaagaccttctcaactcgttcctttgcatactcatcgtatcttcTGTGTTATTAGcttttttctcaaatctgccacaTAAACTGTATACTTTAAACAACACACCAACTAACTCATTGACTTATTTGTTATTGCAAACTGAtcgaaaattaccatcgcatattgttttccttagtccctgtgtttgaccctgggcttaccaggcaacttagtaggatttatacttgaatcttgctaagaaaacttgcatgcacaatgcatattccaccatcgcattctacaccattatttcatcgcattaaccacATATCAGTTTGGTGAAGGGAAAGAAGATAGtggtgatttttcttttctcggAAGAAAGAGCTGACAGCGGTCGAGGTATGCAAAGGGTTTTCGCGAAGAAGAATGCAAATGAATTCCCAAAAGAGGCTGAAGGGGGGATGGAATTTATAGGTtaggccttgatgggcccaatgcAATCGGTAGTGTGCTGGCAGGCTTTGGTAATCCAAAAAGGCTGCTGCGCCCCTCCCCATTATGACATAGTAGGAAAGGATGTCCTTTTGTTTGCTATGTAATAATTCACCCCAGGAGTGGAAACGATAGTTCGATTACCTTCTCGAcgaatattttatcatttatttatttattattttcggAGGACGAGCGTAATGTATATCTATTATTGCAAGCCGCACCCGTCAATGCAATGTATATTTGGAGGACGGGCGCAAAGTATATCTATTAACGCAAGATACACCCATAGACGCAATGCATACCTGACATTTCATTGTATTATCAACATCACAACGCTTATCCCAAAACCATAATGATAAGACATTGCAGTGTTCACTCAAATCGTTCAATCAACATTTCCTTGAAATCAATGCAATCATAGACTGAAatggaaattaattaaataaagtagGGAAACTAATAAAGCAGTAATAAAGCAGTAGTAAAACAATAAATAGAGTTGATATGGATGTTGTTTAAAAAGGATTTTCAATGTTATCGCAAACGCATCCCCACAAGCGATAAGTCTTGCTTGCCTAAGTCGATGGTCTCTTTACGTCGTTACACATTACCCCCATAGTAGGGTTTAATtctttgaccattgactttgaatgcgttgtTTCCATCCTCGTTTGTTAACTCCATTACGCCatggggaaagatagtcttgattcagaatggcccagaccagcggGACTTTAACTTTCTTTGAAACAATCGCAAACGTGCATTAAATAAGAGTACTTGTTGACCCACAAAGAATGTCCTCTTACTTATGCAGTTGTCATGCCATTTCTTGGTTCGTTCTTTATAGAGTTTTGCATTTTCATAGGCGTTCATGCGCCATTCGACCAACTCATTCAACTGCAGCTTCCAGACTTCTCCCACATTcgtcaaatcaaaatttagcttttTGATTGCCCATATTTCCTTGTGTTTCAGCTCGAGAGGCAGATGGCAAGCTTTTTCGAAGACCAAGGCATATGAGGACATACCGATTGGAGTTTTAAAGGTAGTCTTATATGCCcatagtgcttcatcaagcttgggtgaccaatctttCCTGGAGGTATTGACTACCTTTTCCAAGATGGTCTTGATTTCCTGATTGGAGATTTCTACCTGCCATTGGTTTGTGGGTGATAAGCCGTTGAAACTCTATGGCTGACATTAAATTTGATCAATAGGTTGGTGATGATGCGGTTGATGAAATGTGTGCCTTCATCACGAATTAATGCACAGGGTGTTCCATATCGTGCGAGAATgtttttcttgagaaattttgcCACCATGGCCGCATCATTTCtagcacatgcgatggccttaacccattttGAAACATAATCAACCGCAACCAAAATATATTGATGACCATCTGAAGGCAgaaatgggcccatgaagtTGATTCCCCATACGTCAAAGAGTTCAATCTCTAAGATCGAAGTTAAAGCCATTTTGTCCCATCTGGATATGTTCCCTGTTCTCTGGCACttgtcgcattgcacaacattGGCATGGGAATCCTTGAATAGCGTTGGCCAAAAATAGCTGCTCTGTAGAACTTTTGCGGTGGTCCGTTGCCCCCCAAAATATCCTTCATAAGGTGACTCATGAAAAAGTTCTAAAATATGCTTGGTTTCGTGCTCAGTTACGCATTGACGCAGAATATGATCAAGTCCAAGTTGATACAAGAATGGATCATCcgagaaataaaatttaacctcGTGCCTCAACTTTTTCTTCTATTGGTATGAATAGTCTTCAGGTACTTGGCcgcaaactatgaagtttacGATATTCGCATACCATGGGATGTTAATGCATACCGTCATAAGGTATTCGTCAGGGAATCTATCTtcaatctctttctctctcttctaaACCTGACAATTTTTTTAACGTGATAAATGATTTGCGACTTTGTTCTCAGTGTCCTTTCGGTCTTTGATTTCTAAGTCAAATTCTTGCAGGAGTAGTACCCACCTAATCAGTCTTGGTTTTGCGTCCTTTTTCGTCATGAGGTATTTGATCGCAGAGTGATATGTATACACCACCACGTTCGATTCGATCAGGTACTGTCGAAATTTCTCTAGGGTAAACACCGTTACGAGCATTTCTTTTTCGgtggttgtataattttcttGCAAATCATTCAGTGTTTTACTGGCATAATAGATAGGATGCAAAACTCTGTCTTTTCGCTAGCTCAAGACTGCGCCCACTACATATCCACTTGCTTCGCACATCAGCATAAACGATTGCGTCCAGTCGAGCGCAACCAGAATTGGTGCGGTGATGAGCGCATTTCTCAGCGTGTGGAatgcttcagcgcatgcgtcattaaaatcatattcgCGATCAATCTCGAGGAGCGCACTTAGGGACCTtgtgatttgagaaaagttgcGGATGAATCTTCGATAGAACCCTGCATGTCCCAGAAAACGTCTAAGTATTTTCACATTGACTGGTGGTGGTAACTTAGCAATTACGTCAATTTTTGCTTGATCCACTTTCGATCCTGCCTTCGATATCTTATGACCCAACACTATTCCTTCTtctaccataaaatggcatttctcccagttcaaaaccaaatttgtttCTACGTATCTCTTCAAAACTCTTTCCAAATTTGATAAACAAGATTCATAGGTGTTGCTAAAAACTGAAAAGTCATCCATGAACACCTTGACTAACTCTTCGAGAAATATgagaagatggccatcatacacctttggaaggtGCCTAGTGCGTTACAGAGCCCAAATGGCATGCGGTGAAATGCAAATgtgccaaatgggcatgtgaacgttgtcttgtcttga
Coding sequences:
- the LOC120068910 gene encoding protein NYNRIN-like: MALTSILEIELFDVWGINFMGPFLPSDGHQYILVAVDYVSKWVKAIACARNDAAMVAKFLKKNILARYGTPCALIRDEGTHFINRIITNLLIKFNVEISNQEIKTILEKVVNTSRKDWSPKLDEALWAYKTTFKTPIGMSSYALVFEKACHLPLELKHKEIWAIKKLNFDLTNVGEVWKLQLNELVEWRMNAYENAKLYKERTKKWHDNCISKRTFFVGQQVLLFNARLRLFQRKLKSRWSGPF